Proteins co-encoded in one Alphaproteobacteria bacterium genomic window:
- a CDS encoding MAPEG family protein: MIVSLYAAALALLFVFLAVRTILARVKHGTALGDGGHHELQRAIRAHAHFAEYVPFSLLLILMLELQGSNHYLLHGLGITLAIGRLLHAYSLLKCETYENGQIIVSSMKFRQLGMFLSFGVIGISAVALLVTA, from the coding sequence ATGATTGTCTCCCTGTATGCTGCGGCATTAGCACTTTTATTTGTATTTTTGGCAGTGCGTACCATTTTGGCGCGCGTGAAGCACGGCACCGCACTGGGTGATGGTGGACATCACGAATTACAACGGGCAATTCGCGCACATGCGCATTTTGCTGAATATGTCCCCTTCTCGCTTTTATTGATACTCATGCTCGAATTGCAGGGGTCTAATCACTATCTGCTTCATGGATTAGGAATCACATTGGCGATTGGGCGTTTATTACACGCCTATAGCTTGCTTAAGTGTGAAACCTACGAGAATGGGCAAATTATCGTCAGTAGCATGAAATTCCGCCAATTGGGAATGTTTCTAAGCTTTGGTGTTATTGGAATTTCGGCAGTTGCCCTGCTCGTTACGGCTTAG
- a CDS encoding 4-hydroxy-tetrahydrodipicolinate synthase: protein MTQHLHGAYTALITPFKAGALDIGAYEALIEWQIAEGIHGVVPVGTTGESPTVAPEEHKKLVEVAVKTAKGRIGVMAGTGSNSTAEAIDFTKHAEKAGASSCLVVAPYYNKPIQEGIFQHYKAIASATSLPIIVYNIPGRSVINITDQTLARLAEIPNIAGVKDATGDLARPSTLRRLVGDRLVLFSGEDMTAVGFNAMGGKGVISVTSNIVPKLVAEVQNLSLAGKYKEALELHERLVFLHQAMFCETSPSPVKYAASLLGKSSTEVRLPLVEIQAASKAMIRDAMLELQLI from the coding sequence ATGACACAGCATTTACATGGCGCATATACTGCACTTATCACTCCGTTCAAAGCGGGTGCGCTTGATATTGGTGCGTACGAAGCCCTTATTGAGTGGCAAATCGCAGAAGGTATTCACGGCGTTGTGCCCGTTGGCACCACGGGTGAATCGCCCACAGTTGCGCCTGAGGAGCACAAGAAACTTGTCGAAGTTGCCGTGAAAACTGCCAAAGGCCGCATTGGTGTTATGGCGGGCACAGGCTCGAACTCTACAGCCGAGGCGATTGATTTCACCAAGCATGCTGAAAAAGCGGGCGCAAGCTCATGCCTCGTCGTGGCGCCATACTATAATAAGCCAATACAAGAAGGCATTTTTCAGCATTATAAAGCCATCGCATCTGCGACGAGCTTACCTATTATCGTTTATAATATTCCTGGCCGTTCGGTCATCAACATCACCGACCAGACCTTGGCGCGATTGGCAGAAATACCTAACATCGCTGGCGTTAAAGACGCAACGGGCGATTTGGCGCGCCCAAGCACGCTGCGCCGCCTTGTGGGTGATAGGCTGGTATTATTTAGCGGTGAAGATATGACGGCCGTGGGCTTCAATGCCATGGGCGGCAAAGGCGTGATATCGGTGACCTCTAACATCGTACCAAAATTAGTGGCAGAAGTGCAGAATCTGTCTCTCGCAGGTAAGTACAAAGAAGCACTGGAATTGCATGAGCGTTTAGTATTCCTGCATCAGGCCATGTTCTGCGAAACCAGCCCTTCACCAGTCAAATACGCAGCGTCATTACTGGGTAAATCTTCAACCGAGGTGCGTCTACCACTGGTAGAAATTCAAGCAGCATCTAAAGCAATGATCCGCGACGCAATGCTGGAATTGCAGCTTATTTAA
- a CDS encoding PD-(D/E)XK nuclease family protein, with protein MTILTSHWHHDVLRLTAQAIEQRYPQEQWPNILILMPNRRSCIAMREAFTQHAETLLLPRIAPLADAENELMLSLAQQPDGLSKLGDIPPAMSPWQHRMILAELVARFEQNRTKVKPSFQHVLALTDALIAIQQNIVREGLDVSQIDMQSIRFSDTAKHWQIHADFLSILFTQWPLIEREMHLISQASREQLLLQTLHESWQKAPPKHPVWLVGSTGSMPVVRQLMQVIHALPHGHVVLPNLDTSLHDSVPIGHAQYYLQASLSAMNATAKDAQLLGDDAIAPRQKMLAGKGGDVSNIEIIQCTHEAEEAGVISLIVREGLVDANKTIAIITPNIALMQRIRLSLMRYDVHVNTPQGSALAQSPAGQVWAGVLRCLDDEVSVLSVLELLHLEGVDCGESASSWNGFLNVWRNQCRGVQPTSLRSKRIERLASDFSAAASLLPIIREMERVQAESQTLAQWLTTLTKLVSKLAPQPLAGHEVIAQLCEQLAAASDHVRFDVSDITTLLQEALQAPLRKPDFSVHPRVLILSPMEARLQYFDRVILAGFNDGDWPQTYTPNPWLNLGQRQTLGMTPPEAQATLAEHDVHALGMAPELFITRSLKSEGTPTTPSRYLVKLEAQWEREGVKCTSRPWREWWAQLHEAKPAPIAPVAPSPPAAARPKRMRVTSLRHLFSDPYAIYAEYVLGLRTLDPYDQTPDASTLGSLVHRLIEEMLRVNHSPDDSDWLMRHIAHLESDARLYALWLPRIRTILRFVKAIHQERACDDVEMEMKHEVNVGPVTLVGKIDRLEKQGDSYSIHDYKTGNAPAKKDMQLGLEPQLIAYALMLHEERGALPEELIYWALPKARFAGDLVSYELGEQTLHQHAEALRNALTSILEEEFSFRALNTESDYAGISRNDEWAA; from the coding sequence ATGACGATTCTCACTTCCCATTGGCATCACGATGTATTGCGCCTCACCGCGCAAGCAATTGAACAGCGTTACCCGCAAGAGCAATGGCCAAACATTTTAATTCTCATGCCGAACCGCCGTAGTTGCATTGCCATGCGCGAGGCATTCACTCAGCACGCAGAGACATTGCTTCTACCGCGAATCGCTCCCCTAGCGGATGCCGAGAATGAGCTCATGTTGTCATTGGCTCAACAACCTGATGGGCTAAGTAAACTGGGCGATATCCCACCCGCCATGAGCCCGTGGCAACACCGCATGATATTGGCGGAGCTGGTGGCACGATTTGAACAAAACCGCACGAAAGTGAAACCATCCTTCCAGCACGTGTTAGCACTGACGGATGCTTTAATCGCCATTCAACAAAACATCGTACGCGAAGGGCTAGATGTATCGCAGATCGATATGCAATCCATTCGCTTCTCGGATACGGCCAAACATTGGCAAATCCATGCGGATTTTCTAAGCATCCTCTTTACGCAATGGCCACTGATTGAACGTGAAATGCATTTGATATCTCAGGCATCGCGTGAGCAATTGCTATTACAAACACTCCATGAAAGCTGGCAAAAAGCACCGCCAAAACACCCCGTGTGGTTGGTGGGTTCCACGGGAAGTATGCCAGTAGTACGCCAGTTAATGCAGGTAATTCACGCACTGCCACACGGTCATGTTGTGCTGCCTAACCTAGATACATCCCTGCATGATTCCGTACCGATAGGTCACGCGCAATATTACCTGCAAGCCTCACTGAGCGCGATGAATGCAACCGCTAAAGACGCGCAGTTATTGGGTGATGACGCCATCGCACCGCGCCAAAAAATGTTGGCTGGCAAAGGGGGCGATGTCAGCAATATCGAAATCATTCAATGCACCCACGAGGCGGAAGAAGCGGGTGTCATCAGCCTCATTGTGCGTGAGGGATTAGTTGATGCCAATAAAACCATTGCCATCATAACACCTAATATCGCGCTCATGCAGCGCATTCGCCTTAGCCTCATGCGATATGACGTGCACGTCAACACACCGCAAGGTAGTGCGCTTGCCCAATCACCTGCAGGCCAAGTCTGGGCTGGTGTCCTTCGTTGCTTGGATGATGAAGTGAGCGTTTTAAGTGTATTAGAACTACTGCATTTAGAAGGCGTTGATTGCGGTGAATCCGCTAGCTCTTGGAATGGTTTTTTGAATGTTTGGCGCAACCAATGCCGTGGCGTACAACCCACCAGCTTACGCTCCAAACGCATAGAGCGCTTGGCGAGTGATTTCAGCGCCGCCGCTAGCTTATTGCCAATCATACGAGAGATGGAACGTGTTCAAGCAGAATCGCAAACATTAGCACAGTGGCTTACCACACTCACAAAATTAGTATCCAAACTTGCCCCACAACCGCTCGCTGGGCATGAGGTTATCGCGCAGCTTTGTGAACAACTAGCCGCCGCATCCGACCATGTGCGTTTTGACGTTTCAGATATCACCACCTTATTGCAAGAAGCGCTGCAAGCGCCGCTACGCAAACCAGATTTTTCGGTACATCCACGTGTACTGATCCTCAGCCCAATGGAAGCACGCCTACAATATTTTGACCGAGTTATATTGGCAGGGTTTAATGATGGCGATTGGCCACAAACCTACACGCCAAATCCTTGGCTCAATCTTGGCCAACGTCAAACTTTGGGCATGACACCACCTGAAGCACAAGCCACACTTGCCGAACATGATGTTCATGCACTCGGCATGGCGCCTGAACTGTTTATCACCCGTAGCCTAAAGTCCGAAGGCACACCCACCACACCGTCACGCTACCTCGTGAAGTTGGAAGCGCAGTGGGAGCGGGAAGGGGTGAAATGCACCTCGCGCCCATGGCGTGAATGGTGGGCACAGCTACATGAAGCTAAGCCCGCACCTATTGCACCCGTAGCACCAAGCCCGCCCGCCGCAGCGCGCCCTAAGCGCATGCGTGTTACCAGCCTCCGCCATTTATTTAGCGACCCCTACGCTATTTATGCGGAATATGTATTAGGCCTGCGAACGCTAGATCCGTACGACCAAACACCCGACGCTTCAACCCTTGGCTCACTGGTTCACCGCCTGATCGAGGAGATGCTTCGTGTGAATCATTCACCCGATGACAGTGATTGGCTGATGCGCCATATCGCCCATCTGGAATCAGACGCGCGGCTGTATGCTCTGTGGTTGCCACGTATTCGCACTATCTTACGCTTCGTGAAGGCTATCCACCAAGAGCGCGCATGTGATGATGTGGAAATGGAAATGAAGCATGAGGTCAATGTCGGTCCCGTAACACTGGTCGGTAAAATTGATAGGCTGGAAAAGCAGGGCGATTCCTATTCCATTCATGATTACAAAACGGGCAATGCACCCGCTAAGAAAGATATGCAATTAGGATTAGAGCCACAACTCATCGCCTACGCATTGATGCTTCATGAGGAACGCGGGGCGCTGCCTGAAGAACTTATCTATTGGGCATTACCTAAAGCGAGATTCGCGGGTGACTTGGTGTCCTATGAGCTGGGTGAACAGACACTCCACCAGCATGCTGAAGCATTACGCAACGCGCTTACTTCGATACTGGAAGAGGAGTTTTCCTTCCGTGCCCTAAACACAGAAAGCGATTATGCAGGTATTAGCCGCAACGATGAATGGGCAGCCTAA
- a CDS encoding integration host factor subunit alpha, whose amino-acid sequence MSKTLTRADLSNAVYREIGLSLSESTQLVDAVLDEICIALSEGHSVKLSSFGTFKLRRKKERIGRNPKTGVEVPITPRTVLSFNASNILKSKVNGETPVGND is encoded by the coding sequence ATGAGTAAAACCTTGACCCGCGCTGATCTTTCCAACGCTGTATATCGTGAAATCGGCTTGTCATTGTCAGAATCCACTCAACTCGTTGACGCAGTACTTGATGAAATCTGCATCGCGCTTTCAGAAGGCCATTCTGTAAAGCTCTCTTCATTCGGCACCTTCAAGCTTCGCCGCAAGAAAGAGCGTATTGGCCGTAACCCAAAAACTGGAGTCGAAGTGCCAATTACACCGCGCACCGTACTTTCGTTTAACGCCTCGAATATTCTCAAAAGCAAAGTGAATGGTGAAACTCCAGTCGGCAACGACTAG
- a CDS encoding ketoacyl-ACP synthase III, translating into MASVILSTGSYLPERVLSNHDLSKMVETNDEWIRERTGIHERHIAAENESTSHMAIKAAERALAASGLNIKDIDGVVVGTSTPDSTMPSVATKVQTALGVTHGAALDVAAACTGFIYALSVAHGWIETGLCKNVIVIGAECMSRIVDWNDRTTCILFGDGAGAVILSKSDDKKRGIQAITLHADGQFGPLLNTDGGVSSTKTAGHLHMEGQEVFRHGVEKMSAVTLETLAKANQTLDAVDWVVAHQANARMITSIARQLKLPKEKAIVTLDKHANTSAASIPLALDVAVKDGRIKSGNLVAMPALGAGLTWGCCVILW; encoded by the coding sequence ATGGCTTCAGTTATTCTTTCTACGGGCAGCTACTTGCCTGAGCGCGTTCTCAGCAATCACGATTTATCGAAGATGGTGGAGACGAATGATGAGTGGATTCGTGAACGTACGGGTATTCACGAGCGCCACATCGCGGCGGAAAATGAATCCACATCGCACATGGCCATCAAAGCTGCCGAGCGTGCACTTGCAGCGTCAGGCCTCAATATCAAAGATATTGACGGTGTCGTCGTTGGCACCTCAACACCCGACAGCACAATGCCATCCGTTGCCACCAAAGTTCAAACTGCCTTGGGTGTTACTCACGGTGCGGCACTCGACGTTGCAGCAGCATGTACAGGATTTATTTACGCACTTTCAGTCGCCCATGGTTGGATTGAAACGGGTCTATGCAAGAACGTGATTGTCATTGGCGCAGAGTGCATGTCGCGCATTGTCGATTGGAATGATCGCACCACCTGTATTTTATTCGGTGATGGAGCAGGGGCTGTCATCCTCAGTAAATCAGACGATAAAAAGCGCGGCATTCAAGCCATTACCTTACATGCGGATGGCCAATTTGGCCCATTACTGAATACCGATGGTGGTGTCTCAAGCACCAAAACGGCTGGTCATTTGCACATGGAGGGGCAGGAAGTTTTCCGTCATGGCGTTGAGAAAATGTCCGCCGTAACGCTCGAAACACTGGCAAAAGCCAACCAAACCCTCGATGCGGTGGACTGGGTGGTGGCCCACCAAGCCAATGCGCGGATGATTACTTCCATCGCCCGCCAGCTCAAGCTTCCCAAGGAAAAAGCCATTGTCACCCTCGACAAACACGCCAATACATCGGCGGCTTCTATCCCCCTCGCCCTGGACGTGGCGGTAAAGGACGGACGCATCAAGTCAGGAAATTTAGTGGCTATGCCTGCTCTTGGTGCTGGACTTACCTGGGGATGTTGTGTAATACTCTGGTAA
- a CDS encoding MerR family transcriptional regulator: MASNDLLHLLHAAEEDRKKEKSPSALRTISEAADMLDVPQHVLRFWETKFAQIKPLKRNGGRRFYRPEDIAVLQQIKHLLYKQGYTIKGAKKAIEEFAKIVDATLRADDNTSWLHQIPPANSNDNVAPESPVTELALDITTEPSSTVTHVMPTDRQQLQALRNELAAMKEQLAKLVTQAA; the protein is encoded by the coding sequence ATGGCAAGTAATGATTTGCTGCATCTTTTGCATGCAGCCGAAGAAGACCGTAAAAAAGAAAAATCTCCCTCTGCACTGCGCACCATTTCCGAAGCTGCTGACATGCTTGATGTACCGCAGCACGTGCTGCGTTTTTGGGAAACTAAATTCGCACAAATCAAACCACTCAAACGCAACGGCGGTCGTCGCTTCTATCGTCCCGAAGATATTGCGGTGCTACAGCAAATCAAACACCTGCTCTATAAGCAAGGCTACACCATTAAGGGCGCTAAGAAGGCCATCGAGGAATTCGCCAAGATTGTGGATGCCACATTACGTGCGGATGATAACACAAGCTGGCTTCACCAGATTCCGCCCGCGAACTCCAATGACAATGTCGCGCCAGAATCACCTGTAACGGAATTGGCCTTGGACATTACCACAGAACCATCTTCAACGGTGACGCATGTTATGCCAACGGATCGCCAACAGCTACAGGCACTGCGTAACGAGCTAGCCGCCATGAAAGAGCAGCTAGCAAAACTGGTTACGCAAGCAGCTTAG
- the plsX gene encoding phosphate acyltransferase PlsX: protein MAPITIALDAMGGDKAPESVVAGARRSLKFFPDLRFIFFGNEGELATLVARYKLGDIARIVPTYTRIEMHEKPSVALRKSKGSSMRMAIEAVNEGQAQACVSAGNTGALMAISKLVLKTLPGILRPAITATVPAQQRPVVLLDMGANIDCTADYLVQFALMGDAYARAVLGVEKPRIGLLNVGSEDMKGHDEVKEAHQLLKSQSLPIDYHGFVEGNDILEGTVDVVVTDGFTGNIALKTAEGASRLMYHAVKSAIESSLFAKLGYLLARSALKVSLKRFDPRKHNGAILLGLNGISVKSHGNADAKSFSHAIRVAATLATNKINDKILEELSRSTSTIRETVVIEETTSITITSVN from the coding sequence ATGGCACCCATCACCATCGCACTGGATGCAATGGGAGGCGACAAAGCACCGGAATCGGTGGTCGCTGGGGCCAGACGTTCGCTCAAATTTTTCCCTGATCTGCGCTTTATCTTCTTCGGTAACGAGGGAGAGCTTGCCACGCTCGTCGCGCGCTATAAGCTCGGCGACATTGCGCGCATTGTTCCGACCTATACCCGCATTGAAATGCACGAAAAGCCATCCGTAGCGCTGCGCAAAAGCAAAGGCTCAAGCATGCGCATGGCCATCGAAGCAGTGAATGAAGGCCAAGCACAAGCCTGTGTTTCGGCAGGAAATACGGGTGCACTCATGGCGATTTCAAAGCTGGTACTCAAGACATTACCAGGCATATTGCGACCCGCCATTACTGCAACGGTGCCAGCTCAACAGCGACCCGTTGTATTGCTGGATATGGGCGCAAACATTGACTGCACCGCAGATTATCTCGTGCAATTTGCACTGATGGGGGATGCGTATGCACGCGCAGTGCTAGGTGTTGAAAAACCCAGAATTGGATTATTGAACGTCGGTTCCGAAGACATGAAGGGGCATGACGAAGTGAAAGAAGCGCACCAGCTTCTGAAATCACAAAGCCTACCGATTGATTATCACGGCTTCGTAGAAGGTAATGATATTCTCGAGGGCACCGTTGATGTCGTAGTGACAGACGGCTTCACTGGAAACATTGCGCTTAAGACGGCTGAGGGTGCATCGCGCCTCATGTATCACGCGGTGAAATCAGCCATTGAAAGCTCGTTATTTGCTAAGCTCGGATATCTTTTGGCGCGTTCGGCACTCAAAGTTTCACTCAAGCGCTTCGACCCACGCAAACATAACGGCGCCATTTTGCTGGGGCTTAATGGTATTTCTGTAAAAAGCCACGGCAACGCGGATGCTAAAAGCTTCTCACACGCGATACGTGTTGCTGCAACGCTTGCCACCAACAAAATTAACGACAAGATTCTCGAAGAATTATCACGCAGTACTTCCACCATTCGTGAAACCGTGGTGATTGAAGAAACAACCTCTATCACCATCACATCGGTTAATTAA
- the smpB gene encoding SsrA-binding protein SmpB produces MATQKRAVPKKSAPTAMNRKARFEYNIEETIEAGIVLLGTEVKSLRAGRVNIADAYSSVKGGELWLWNAHIQEWSHGNRNNHEPTRARKLLVSARQLSKLTGLLKVRGTTLVPLKIYFNDRGYAKVLLGVAHGKTQYDKRQTIKNRDWKREQGRLMKNQ; encoded by the coding sequence ATGGCTACTCAAAAACGCGCAGTCCCCAAAAAAAGCGCGCCAACCGCAATGAATCGCAAGGCGCGATTTGAATATAATATTGAAGAAACCATTGAGGCTGGCATCGTGCTTTTGGGCACGGAAGTGAAGTCACTACGTGCTGGCCGCGTCAATATCGCAGACGCCTATTCGAGTGTGAAGGGCGGCGAATTATGGTTATGGAATGCCCATATTCAGGAATGGTCACATGGTAATCGCAATAATCATGAACCGACCCGTGCCCGCAAATTATTGGTCAGTGCCCGCCAATTGAGTAAATTAACGGGCCTGCTTAAGGTGCGCGGCACTACCTTGGTCCCCCTAAAAATCTATTTTAATGACCGTGGGTATGCCAAGGTTTTACTGGGCGTAGCCCACGGTAAAACCCAATATGACAAGCGCCAGACTATCAAAAATCGTGATTGGAAGCGTGAGCAGGGCCGCCTGATGAAGAATCAATAA
- a CDS encoding MFS transporter, with protein sequence MSANGKMNKKVIISGMLGNGLEWYDYALYGHMAIIITKLFFPSVDPVVGLLATYGTFAAGFLARPLGAILFGYVGDTFGRKTALAIAILMMAIPTGLIGLLPTYADWGWIAPACLIMIRILQGLSMGGEFSGAITYMVEHSPQNKRAVAGSAAIISLVLGFLLGSIVSTSFASALSPEDFESWGWRVPFLLGIVVGVVGFYIRSHCDESPAYEEAKAEGTLSKTPVRDAFKKHPKSMIQAFCIYLFVTMPFYMISIYFIAYTTKQLEQPYDEALLINSFAMLAMLVTVPISAHISDRVGRKKVLMTAILLMFVVIYPAFQLMHAHSDFYSILAGQVLLGLALGVYLAPVPAVLVELFPTSIRFTGMSLSYNFCAILGGLTPMLSTWLIAETGNNDSIMYIIIGAGLASFLTLLTYHDRWREPIRSLK encoded by the coding sequence ATGAGCGCTAATGGCAAAATGAATAAAAAAGTCATCATTTCCGGCATGTTAGGTAATGGCCTTGAGTGGTACGACTATGCGCTTTATGGGCACATGGCGATTATTATAACCAAGCTTTTCTTTCCTTCCGTAGATCCTGTCGTTGGTTTGCTTGCTACTTACGGTACATTTGCCGCAGGCTTTTTGGCGCGACCTCTTGGTGCAATATTATTTGGTTACGTGGGTGATACATTTGGCCGCAAAACCGCACTGGCTATTGCTATTCTAATGATGGCAATCCCAACAGGTCTAATTGGATTATTACCCACTTATGCGGACTGGGGATGGATTGCACCCGCCTGCCTAATCATGATTCGTATTTTGCAGGGATTATCCATGGGTGGAGAATTTAGTGGTGCTATTACTTATATGGTTGAGCACTCGCCACAAAATAAGCGTGCTGTTGCTGGTTCGGCCGCCATCATAAGTTTGGTTCTTGGCTTCTTGCTTGGCTCAATCGTTTCTACCAGCTTTGCTTCAGCCCTGAGCCCTGAAGATTTTGAAAGTTGGGGCTGGCGTGTACCATTCCTTTTAGGAATCGTTGTGGGTGTAGTAGGTTTCTATATTCGCTCACACTGCGATGAAAGCCCAGCTTACGAAGAAGCAAAGGCTGAGGGAACGCTCTCTAAAACTCCCGTACGCGACGCTTTTAAAAAGCATCCAAAAAGCATGATTCAGGCATTTTGTATTTATTTGTTTGTAACCATGCCTTTTTACATGATTTCAATTTACTTTATTGCCTACACAACCAAGCAACTAGAACAGCCATATGATGAAGCGTTGCTAATCAACAGCTTTGCAATGTTGGCCATGCTAGTGACAGTGCCAATTTCTGCGCATATTTCGGATCGCGTAGGTCGCAAAAAAGTATTGATGACGGCGATTCTGCTCATGTTCGTTGTAATTTACCCTGCATTCCAGCTGATGCACGCCCACAGTGATTTTTATTCTATTTTAGCGGGGCAAGTGCTGTTGGGGTTAGCGCTGGGTGTTTACCTTGCTCCAGTGCCTGCCGTATTGGTGGAATTATTTCCCACCAGCATTCGCTTTACGGGTATGTCGCTTTCTTATAATTTTTGCGCCATCCTAGGCGGGTTAACACCCATGTTAAGTACGTGGCTGATTGCAGAAACGGGTAATAATGATTCCATCATGTACATCATTATTGGGGCGGGATTAGCGTCGTTCTTAACGCTATTGACCTACCACGACAGGTGGCGCGAGCCGATCCGTTCATTAAAATAG
- a CDS encoding methyl-accepting chemotaxis protein, whose protein sequence is MNSIKTKLAIILVLVGVLPAIAIGIDFHIQKEHLHAERKHDLTNIAKNMGDVIDRNLFERYGDVQAFGYNTAAHDPANWQNPSSSNVLTISMNDYVKAYGLYPLMMLVDMRGNPLNVNTVAADGSKIKTSFIYSKNFSQEKWFQDAVNENFLKSDTLTGTAVGEPQRNSLVAEIYQNDGYVIPFSAPVFNTSGERIGVWVNFAQMSLVEDIVGEFRKSLIDSGLGDLDLMLVDPSGKVVVDYDPQQLNEAGLLGHDWDNLLVKNFVKDGFEPAILANKGETGSWEGINPDSGDEALVMYTKTDGAYNYPGLGWSVLLTATPESAFKTLIKVERAMIIVQIIAFVISLVVAWFVGSSFARPIKNSATVIQSIADGNTDVTIIGGDRKDEIGDLARASLVFKDAVIERRKLAAAQEEAEKQALIEKKRAQHELANKFESRVQGIIQTVASASTELYQTAESMGGMIGNVNNKVVSVSGASQSASNNVNSVAAATEEMSATVREIAGQIAHSVDSVRSAVRNVNRAGETSVELEQSAKKIGEIVVLIQSIASQINLLALNATIESARAGEAGKGFAVVAGEVKALATQTSKATDQIASYVQSIQNVSSEMVSALQSVKGSMSSVEEYSTAMSAAVEEQSAATNEIASNMGSAASITEQINSDITEVHQATAEANSSASQVLDAAKMLSKEAESLNHAVNSFLSEIRNG, encoded by the coding sequence ATGAATAGTATTAAGACTAAACTCGCCATCATTCTAGTTTTGGTAGGAGTATTACCAGCTATCGCGATTGGCATTGATTTCCACATTCAGAAAGAGCACCTCCACGCAGAGCGTAAGCATGACCTAACAAACATCGCCAAGAACATGGGGGATGTGATTGATCGCAACCTTTTTGAACGCTACGGCGACGTTCAAGCGTTTGGTTATAACACTGCGGCGCATGACCCCGCAAATTGGCAGAATCCTTCGAGCAGCAACGTCCTCACTATTTCCATGAATGATTACGTAAAGGCTTATGGTCTTTATCCTCTGATGATGTTGGTGGACATGCGTGGTAATCCACTAAACGTAAACACCGTTGCGGCGGATGGCAGTAAAATCAAAACATCCTTCATTTATTCGAAGAATTTCTCTCAAGAGAAATGGTTCCAAGACGCAGTGAATGAAAACTTCCTCAAAAGTGACACATTAACCGGCACGGCGGTTGGTGAGCCTCAGCGTAATTCGTTGGTGGCTGAAATTTACCAAAACGACGGTTACGTTATTCCGTTCTCAGCACCTGTTTTCAATACATCTGGCGAGCGCATCGGCGTGTGGGTAAACTTCGCGCAGATGTCTCTCGTCGAAGATATTGTCGGTGAGTTCCGCAAGAGCCTGATTGATTCTGGATTGGGAGATCTTGATCTGATGCTTGTGGATCCATCGGGTAAAGTGGTCGTTGATTATGACCCTCAACAGTTAAATGAAGCAGGACTCCTTGGTCACGATTGGGATAATTTGCTCGTGAAAAACTTCGTCAAGGATGGGTTTGAACCAGCCATTCTCGCTAATAAGGGAGAGACGGGATCATGGGAAGGAATTAACCCTGATTCTGGTGACGAAGCTCTGGTGATGTACACCAAAACAGATGGTGCCTATAATTATCCAGGTCTTGGTTGGTCTGTTTTATTAACGGCTACTCCTGAGTCTGCATTCAAAACTCTAATCAAGGTTGAGCGGGCAATGATCATTGTGCAAATTATCGCCTTCGTTATTTCGCTGGTGGTTGCTTGGTTTGTAGGCAGTTCATTTGCGCGCCCAATCAAAAACAGCGCGACCGTCATTCAGTCGATTGCTGATGGTAATACGGATGTCACTATCATTGGCGGTGACCGTAAGGACGAGATTGGTGATCTGGCTCGCGCTTCCTTGGTGTTCAAGGATGCAGTGATAGAGCGCCGTAAACTTGCCGCCGCGCAAGAAGAAGCCGAGAAACAGGCGTTGATTGAGAAGAAGCGCGCACAGCATGAACTTGCGAACAAGTTTGAATCGCGTGTTCAGGGCATTATTCAAACCGTTGCTTCAGCCTCGACAGAGCTTTACCAAACCGCCGAATCGATGGGTGGTATGATTGGTAACGTGAACAACAAGGTGGTGAGCGTTTCTGGTGCTTCGCAAAGCGCGTCCAACAACGTGAATAGCGTTGCGGCGGCTACGGAAGAAATGTCGGCAACGGTGCGTGAGATCGCAGGACAGATTGCGCATTCGGTGGACTCTGTACGCTCTGCGGTGCGTAACGTGAATCGCGCTGGTGAAACTTCGGTTGAGCTTGAACAGTCTGCCAAAAAGATTGGTGAGATCGTTGTGCTCATTCAGTCGATTGCATCGCAGATTAACTTGCTGGCACTCAACGCTACGATCGAGTCTGCGCGCGCTGGTGAAGCGGGTAAAGGCTTCGCGGTGGTTGCGGGTGAAGTTAAAGCACTGGCAACACAGACCAGTAAAGCTACTGACCAGATTGCCTCATACGTACAGAGCATTCAGAACGTCTCCAGCGAGATGGTGAGTGCGCTACAGTCCGTAAAAGGTTCGATGTCGAGCGTGGAAGAATACTCCACCGCGATGTCGGCTGCCGTAGAAGAGCAAAGCGCTGCGACGAACGAGATTGCTTCTAACATGGGTAGCGCTGCAAGCATTACTGAGCAGATCAACAGCGACATCACTGAAGTGCATCAAGCAACGGCAGAAGCGAATAGCTCGGCGTCACAAGTGTTGGATGCAGCGAAGATGCTCTCGAAAGAGGCAGAGTCGCTCAATCACGCAGTGAATAGCTTCCTAAGCGAGATTCGTAACGGCTAA